From the Spirochaetaceae bacterium genome, the window GCACCTGATCGCCGAGCAGTACCGCACCGCCTATGCGGGCGGGCTCCGCGGCGGCGGCGGCGAGGAACTGGCCGGCTGGGGTGAGGAAGGCTCGTGGCCGGGCGGCTGAACCGGGGCGAGATCTGGCAGTACACGTTCAAGGCACCGGACAAGCGGCGGCCGGTGGTGATCATCAGCCGCCAGGAGGTCATCCCGCTGCTGCACACCGTGATGGTCGCTCCCATTACCTCGACCATCCACGGTTCCCCCGCCGAGGTGGCGGTCGGCGTAGACGAGGGCCTCAAGCGAGCCTCGGCCGCCAACCTCGATCACGTGCAGACGGTAGACCAGGCGCGGCTGAGCCGTTTCATCGGGCGCCTCCCGGAGGGCAAGATGCGCCAGGTCTGTCTCGCCCTCGCTCGCGCAACCGGCTGTGACTGATGGCGCGGGCACCCTCGGCGCTTGACGGTGATCTCCGCCGGCGCCCCGAAATCGTCGCGTGCGGCACCCACTCCGTCAACACCGCCGCGAACGTCGCCGCCGGCGCCCAGACATCGTATTCAGGCCGTCAACCGCCGCTCACCGAGAATTGCTGCCGCGACGGGTGGGTGGTTGACACGTTATGCCGCGCGTGTGAGCATTCAGTGCACTGGGGCAATCGATAAGTGGGCACATCGTTCCGAAATGACAGTCAGCGCCGTGGCCGGTTGGCACTGGGGCAGCCGGCGCGTCTCCCTGGCCCCCCTGTACCCTTTAGAAAGCAGATAGTTCGATAGTTCGTGAGGGACTGCTAG encodes:
- a CDS encoding type II toxin-antitoxin system PemK/MazF family toxin; the protein is MAGRLNRGEIWQYTFKAPDKRRPVVIISRQEVIPLLHTVMVAPITSTIHGSPAEVAVGVDEGLKRASAANLDHVQTVDQARLSRFIGRLPEGKMRQVCLALARATGCD